From the genome of Chroicocephalus ridibundus chromosome 1, bChrRid1.1, whole genome shotgun sequence, one region includes:
- the ZYX gene encoding zyxin isoform X3 yields MASPGAPGTRMTSTVSINISTPSFYNPQKKFAPVVAPKPKVNPFKAGAASESSLPPPPAAGAQRAQIGKVGEIPPASMSLLAEELPPPPPPPPGEEASFSSNCAFPPPPPPFEEPFPPAPEEVFPSPPPPPPPPMFDEGPVNKVPAPQVRGKMSSIDLEIDSLSVMLDDMEKNDPFKSRIPPASTGSLEKPSAPKAHVEIPSAPRDTPHSFPSKFTPKPSGSLPFKPHGVDLTPSPTPWAAPQQRKEPPAPVPPPPSLPPAQPTPKFTPPPVAGSPKSGSKSGANVPVAPSNSTRYPTSLQTQFTAPSPSGPSSRPQPPNFTYAQQRERPQVQEKPRPTEQPAAAKDTHRTTGSSADPPRGNSCLTMKEVEELEMLTQKLMKDMEHPPPAEAATSELCGFCRKPLSRTQPAVRALDCLFHVECFTCFKCEKQLQGQQFYNVDEKPFCEDCYAGTLEKCSVCKQTITDRMLKATGNSYHPQCFTCVVCHTPLEGTSFIVDQANQPHCVDDYHRKYAPRCSVCSEPIMPEPGKDETVRVVALEKNFHMKCYKCEDCGKPLSIEADENGCFPLDGHVLCIKCHTVRAKTAR; encoded by the exons ATGGCCTCCCCGGGTGCCCCAGGGACCCGCATGACATCCACCGTCAGTATCAACATTTCCACCCCTTCCTTCTACAACCCACAGAAGAAGTTTGCACCTGTGGTCGCCCCTAAACCCAAGGTGAACCCCTTCAAGGCTGGGGCTGCGTCAGAGTCGTCACTGCCCCCGCCTCCTGCAGCTGGCGCCCAGCGTGCTCAGATAGGGAAGGTGGGGGAGATTCCACCAGCGTCCATGTCCCTGCTGGCAGAAG AGCTGCCaccgccacctcctcccccacctGGAGAGGAGGCAAGTTTCTCCTCAAACTGTGCTtttccaccacccccaccaccctttGAAGAGCCTTTTCCACCAGCCCCagaagaagtttttccttctcctcctcctccccctcctccaccGATGTTTGATGAAGGGCCCGTGAACAAGGTACCTGCCCCACAG GTACGTGGCAAGATGAGCAGCATTGATCTTGAGATTGACTCACTGTCCGTAATGTTGGATGACATGGAGAAGAATGACCCCTTCAAATCACGG ATACCTCCAGCATCCACAGGTTCTCTGGAGAAACCATCAGCCCCAAAAGCCCATGTGGAAATACCATCTGCACCCAGAGATACTCCTCATTCCTTTCCTTCCAAGTTCACTCCAAAGCCAAGCGGAAGCTTACCTTTCAAGCCCCATGGAGTGGATCTGACCCCCTCTCCAACCCCATGGGCAGCTCCACAGCAACGCAAGGAGCCTCCAGCACCAGTCCCTCcacccccctctctccctcctgctcaACCTACCCCTAAATTCACCCCACCCCCTGTTGCAGGCTCTCCTAAGTCTGGGTCCAAATCAGGTGCCAATGTTCCCGTGGCTCCCTCAAACTCTACAAGATATCCTACCTCCCTTCAGACTCAGTTCACAGCCCCTTCACCTTCAGGTCCCTCCTCTCGGCCACAGCCTCCCAATTTCACCTATGCCCAGCAGAGGGAAAGACCCCAAGTGCAGGAGAAGCCACGTCCCACAGAACAACCTGCTGCTGCAAAAGACACG CATAGAACCACAGGTTCCAGTGCAGATCCACCTAGGGGAAACTCCTGTCTGACCATGAAGGAGGTGGAAGAGCTGGAGATGTTGACCCAGAAACTCATGAAGGATATGGAGCATCCACCCCCGGCAGAGGCTGCTACTTCTG AGCTGTGTGGCTTCTGCCGGAAGCCCCTGTCACGAACCCAGCCAGCTGTGAGGGCCCTGGACTGCCTCTTCCATGTGGAATGCTTCACCTGCTTCAAATGTGAGAagcagctgcaggggcagcagTTCTACAATGTGGATGAGAAGCCCTTCTGTGAGGACTGCTATGCT GGGACCTTGGAAAAGTGCAGTGTCTGCAAACAGACCATCACAGACCGGATGCTGAAGGCCACTGGTAACTCATACCATCCCCAGTGTTTCACCTGCGTGGTGTGCCATACTCCTCTTGAGGGGACCTCTTTTATTGTGGACCAGGCCAACCAGCCTCACTGTGTGGATGACTACCACAG GAAGTATGCTCCACGCTGCTCAGTTTGTAGCGAGCCGATCATGCCAGAGCCTGGAAAGGATGAGACAGTGCGCGTGGTGGCATTGGAGAAAAATTTCCACATGAAGTGTTACAAGTGTGAG GACTGCGGGAAGCCCTTGTCCATTGAAGCAGATGAGAATGGGTGCTTTCCACTGGATGGGCATGTGCTGTGTATCAAATGTCACACCGTTCGTGCCAAAACGGCACGCTGA